Proteins encoded in a region of the Flavobacterium sp. PMTSA4 genome:
- a CDS encoding DUF1772 domain-containing protein, whose product MKNNISFITILAIEAFLGIMINIGLSYVVRWQSLEPIEFMATFKIDYPLLLLPMLLTLLPAFFGCIWLMLHYSKNSLERKYWRYALICLIVIVLQTLVFHLPKNISFIEADYTGLEARGNLEAWAISHWIRSGIALVAGVFAIMGFKKGIENGMVSGDENR is encoded by the coding sequence ATGAAAAACAACATTTCCTTTATCACTATCCTTGCCATAGAGGCTTTTTTGGGTATTATGATAAACATAGGTTTAAGCTATGTTGTACGTTGGCAATCGCTTGAACCAATTGAGTTTATGGCGACCTTCAAAATAGATTATCCTTTGTTATTACTGCCCATGTTATTGACCTTATTGCCTGCTTTTTTTGGTTGTATTTGGTTGATGTTGCATTATTCTAAAAACTCTTTGGAGCGCAAATACTGGCGTTATGCCTTAATTTGCCTGATTGTCATTGTTTTGCAAACGCTTGTCTTCCATTTGCCAAAAAACATCAGCTTTATTGAAGCCGATTACACCGGATTGGAAGCTCGTGGTAACCTTGAAGCTTGGGCGATATCGCACTGGATTCGCTCGGGGATTGCTCTTGTTGCTGGTGTGTTTGCTATTATGGGATTCAAGAAAGGAATTGAAAACGGTATGGTTTCGGGAGATGAGAATCGCTAG